A window of Oceanidesulfovibrio indonesiensis genomic DNA:
GCGCTGGACGGCCCTTCCCGCGTCCTGCTGACCGGCGAACGCACCGCGCTCAATTTTGTACAGACGCTTTCTGGCGTGGCCAGGGAAGTGCGTCGCTACGCTGACCTGCTGGCCGGTACCCGTACCCAGCTGCTGGATACCCGCAAAACGCTGCCGGGCCTGCGCACGGCCCTGAAGTATGCGGTCCTCTGCGGGGGTGGCGCAAACCATCGTCTGGGCTTATCCGACGCCTTCCTGATTAAAGAGAACCACATTATTGCCTCTGGCTCCGTGCGTCAGGCGGTGGAGAAAGCCTTCTGGCTGCATCCGGACGTGCCCGTTGAGGTGGAAGTCGAAAGCCTTGAAGAACTTGAGCAGGCGATTAAGGCCGGGGCCGATATCATCATGCTCGATAACTTCGAAACAGAGCAGATGCGCGAGGCGGTAAAACTGACAAACGGCCGGGCCCGGCTTGAAGTGTCCGGGAACGTCACATTCGACACGATCCGTGAGTTTGCCGAAACCGGCGTGGATTACATCTCCGTCGGCGCGCTGACAAAGCACGTTCGCGCCCCCGACCTCTCAATGCGCTCCAAATAGCCCCTTCTCCCCTCTCCGCCCGGAGAGGGGAAATTCAGCCCCGCTCGCAAATCC
This region includes:
- the nadC gene encoding carboxylating nicotinate-nucleotide diphosphorylase encodes the protein ALDGPSRVLLTGERTALNFVQTLSGVAREVRRYADLLAGTRTQLLDTRKTLPGLRTALKYAVLCGGGANHRLGLSDAFLIKENHIIASGSVRQAVEKAFWLHPDVPVEVEVESLEELEQAIKAGADIIMLDNFETEQMREAVKLTNGRARLEVSGNVTFDTIREFAETGVDYISVGALTKHVRAPDLSMRSK